One window of Cervus elaphus chromosome 6, mCerEla1.1, whole genome shotgun sequence genomic DNA carries:
- the LOC122696141 gene encoding immediate early response 3-interacting protein 1-like, producing the protein MAFTLYSLLQAALLCVNAIAVLHKERFLKNTGWGTDQGIGGFGEEPGIKSQLMNLIRSVRTVMRVPLIIVNSIAIVLLLLFG; encoded by the coding sequence ATGGCCTTTACGTTGTACTCGCTGCTGCAGGCGGCCCTTCTCTGCGTTAATGCCATCGCCGTGCTTCACAAGGAGCGCTTCCTCAAGAACACTGGCTGGGGAACAGACCAGGGAATTGGAGGATTCGGAGAAGAGCCAGGAATTAAATCTCAGCTAATGAACCTTATTCGATCTGTAAGAACCGTGATGAGAGTGCCATTGATAATAGTAAACTCAATCGCAATTGTATTACTTTTACTATTTGGGTGA
- the BLOC1S4 gene encoding biogenesis of lysosome-related organelles complex 1 subunit 4, with product MEDFPPSCGAVGEEPVEEAEAQVAAWSGDSGNVSQSHSSASGPWEDEGPESGAPSRDPPLLRRAAAGYASCLLPGAGARAEIEALDASLEDLLTRVDEFVGMLDMLRGDSSHVVGEGVPLIYAKATEMRRVYSKIDRLEAFVGMVSASVARLEEQVARAEAELGTFPSTFRKLLHTINVPSFFHKAPSGRSQLTGYEPPVVFRTEDHFPCCSERPQV from the coding sequence ATGGAGGATTTCCCGCCGAGTTGCGGGGCTGTTGGTGAGGAGCCGGTCGAGGAGGCCGAGGCCCAGGTGGCGGCCTGGAGTGGGGACAGCGGCAATGTGTCGCAGAGCCACAGCAGCGCCTCGGGGCCGTGGGAGGACGAGGGCCCGGAGTCGGGCGCGCCAAGCCGGGACCCGCCGCTGCTGCGCCGCGCCGCCGCGGGCTACGCCTCCTGCCTGCTGCCTGGCGCGGGGGCGCGGGCCGAGATCGAGGCGCTGGACGCTAGCCTGGAGGACCTGCTCACCAGGGTGGACGAGTTTGTGGGCATGCTGGACATGCTGCGCGGCGACTCCTCTCACGTAGTCGGCGAGGGCGTGCCTCTCATTTACGCCAAGGCCACCGAGATGCGGCGAGTCTACAGCAAGATCGACCGGCTGGAGGCCTTCGTGGGCATGGTCAGCGCCAGCGTAGCCAGGCTGGAGGAGCAGGTCGCCAGGGCGGAGGCCGAGCTGGGGACGTTCCCCAGTACGTTCAGGAAACTGCTTCACACGATTAACGTTCCCTCGTTTTTCCACAAAGCGCCCTCCGGCAGGTCCCAGCTGACCGGCTACGAACCCCCCGTCGTCTTTCGGACGGAAGACCACTTTCCCTGTTGCAGCGAAAGACCTCAGGTCTGA